One Microlunatus soli genomic window carries:
- a CDS encoding enolase C-terminal domain-like protein, producing MAADPFRNPWPAREPITITGVRAIVTAPEGIPLVVVRIDTDDPELYGLGCATFTQRWQAVRTFIDEHLPPLLVGRYPGDIGDLTRLLNFAGYWRGGPVTNNAISGVDQALWDIAGKRAGLPVHELLGGKVRAAVDTYLHASGRTIEETISSAKSLIDQGQRHVRLQVSTPGTGGYGAPQVSGEYPSAPYPDGWSARDYLRRTPELFAAARAELPDNIELLHDVHSRLTPNDALWLVRALEPYRLFFLEDILAPELWDRLPEIRAAAGTPVAVGELTTSLTDAVRLIRDGGVDFIRCHISDIGGLTPARKLADLAELCGVRTAWHGPGDTSPIGAAANVALDISSPAFGIQEGHVYNEATHQVFPGTLDITDGWLHPNEAPGWGITIDEEAAAAYLPGRSGHDAWAAGVRRPDGALEAP from the coding sequence ATGGCTGCCGATCCCTTCCGCAACCCCTGGCCCGCCCGCGAGCCGATCACGATCACCGGTGTCCGGGCGATCGTGACCGCGCCGGAAGGTATCCCGTTGGTGGTGGTCCGGATCGACACCGACGATCCCGAGCTCTACGGCCTGGGCTGCGCCACCTTCACCCAACGCTGGCAGGCGGTCCGGACCTTCATCGACGAACACCTGCCGCCGTTGCTGGTCGGCCGCTACCCCGGTGATATCGGCGACCTGACCCGGCTGCTGAACTTCGCCGGCTACTGGCGCGGCGGACCGGTCACCAACAACGCGATCTCTGGAGTTGATCAAGCACTCTGGGACATCGCCGGCAAGCGGGCCGGGCTGCCCGTCCACGAACTGCTCGGCGGCAAGGTCCGGGCCGCCGTCGACACCTACCTGCACGCCTCCGGCCGGACGATCGAGGAGACGATCAGCTCGGCCAAGTCCCTGATCGACCAGGGCCAACGCCACGTCCGGTTGCAGGTGTCGACGCCCGGCACCGGCGGTTACGGTGCTCCGCAGGTGTCGGGCGAATACCCGTCGGCGCCGTACCCGGACGGGTGGAGTGCGCGGGACTATCTGCGGCGAACCCCGGAGCTGTTCGCCGCCGCCCGGGCCGAGCTACCCGACAACATCGAACTGCTGCACGACGTGCATTCCCGGCTCACCCCCAACGACGCCCTCTGGCTGGTCCGCGCGCTGGAGCCGTACCGGCTGTTCTTTCTCGAAGACATCCTTGCCCCGGAGCTGTGGGACCGGCTGCCCGAGATCCGCGCCGCGGCCGGCACGCCGGTCGCCGTCGGTGAGCTGACCACCTCGCTGACCGATGCCGTTCGGCTGATCCGCGACGGCGGGGTGGACTTCATCCGCTGCCACATCTCCGACATCGGCGGCCTGACGCCGGCCCGCAAGCTGGCCGACTTGGCCGAACTGTGCGGCGTTCGGACCGCCTGGCACGGTCCGGGTGACACGTCGCCGATCGGTGCCGCGGCCAATGTCGCCCTGGACATCAGCTCGCCGGCCTTCGGGATCCAGGAAGGGCACGTCTACAACGAGGCGACCCACCAGGTGTTTCCCGGCACCCTCGACATCACAGACGGTTGGCTGCATCCGAACGAGGCACCCGGTTGGGGTATCACGATCGACGAGGAAGCCGCTGCCGCGTACCTTCCCGGTCGTTCCGGGCATGACGCGTGGGCTGCCGGTGTCCGTCGACCGGACGGTGCGCTCGAGGCGCCGTGA
- a CDS encoding NAD-dependent epimerase/dehydratase family protein, with translation MTDDSPLSGRRILVTGGSGRIGQQTCRLLTDCGARVTSLSDRELPGLAADRILVGDTTSEADVARALTDVELVVHLAALAHRDLGTPYQVYSTNVVSTFNVLAQAGALGLPRAVVAGSINAYGLPQNIHPLTPAYFPLDTAIPHDLGDWYSLSKYNDERASEMAWRHWGIDIVTLRFPHVNAPEALQRQADHNRAEPGLAMREGWSYLDTRDAARAIMLALIASTTGAHAFFLAADRTNAPYPTEDLLRRFAPQAARCRRFVGREVPIDLTPARQLIGFRAEHELDLPTLPLPDPR, from the coding sequence ATGACCGACGACTCACCTCTGTCCGGCCGACGGATCCTGGTCACCGGCGGCTCCGGCCGGATCGGTCAGCAGACCTGCCGGCTGCTGACCGACTGCGGTGCCCGGGTGACCTCACTGTCCGACCGTGAGCTGCCCGGCCTGGCGGCCGACCGGATCCTGGTCGGCGACACCACCTCCGAGGCCGACGTGGCCCGCGCGTTGACCGATGTCGAGTTGGTCGTGCATCTCGCCGCGCTGGCTCATCGTGACCTCGGGACGCCGTACCAGGTCTACTCCACCAACGTGGTCTCCACTTTCAATGTGCTCGCACAGGCCGGCGCCCTCGGTCTGCCCCGGGCGGTCGTCGCCGGCAGCATCAACGCCTACGGGCTGCCGCAGAACATCCACCCGTTGACACCGGCCTACTTCCCTTTGGACACGGCGATCCCGCATGATCTCGGCGACTGGTACTCGCTGTCGAAGTACAACGACGAACGGGCCTCGGAGATGGCCTGGCGGCACTGGGGCATCGACATCGTCACCCTCCGGTTCCCGCACGTCAACGCCCCCGAGGCGCTGCAGCGCCAGGCCGATCACAACCGGGCCGAACCCGGTCTGGCGATGCGGGAGGGCTGGTCCTACCTGGACACCCGGGACGCGGCCCGGGCGATCATGCTCGCCCTGATCGCGTCGACGACCGGTGCGCATGCGTTCTTCCTCGCCGCAGACCGGACGAACGCCCCCTATCCGACCGAGGACCTGCTGCGCCGGTTTGCACCGCAGGCAGCTCGGTGCCGACGGTTCGTCGGACGCGAGGTGCCGATCGACCTGACCCCGGCCCGGCAGCTGATCGGCTTCCGGGCCGAGCACGAGCTCGACCTCCCGACGCTGCCCCTTCCCGACCCACGCTGA
- a CDS encoding carbohydrate ABC transporter permease, translating into MISAADRNRPSVRVILTVIQVLILIALLIAGLGPLLWSFKSSVSTSQDIIGSPLRLWPHGVQWGNLPRAWNDVEIGSYLGNTAVLAIGSVIATLFVCTTGAYVLSVLRPRWGKVLSAAVLATLFMPGVVSLVPLYMTVLDLPVLHISLQNTFWAVWLPQSANAFNVVVIKRFFDSIPRELIEAAKIDGASTLRIFSSLILPLSRPILGVVALLTVVASWKDYLWPMLVLTDPQLQPISVALPAIAKNAPLNLQMSALFLTLLIPVVLFVIFQKQFLRGVGMAGGIKE; encoded by the coding sequence GTGATCTCGGCCGCTGACCGGAATCGGCCGTCGGTCCGGGTGATCTTGACCGTGATCCAGGTGTTGATCTTGATCGCGTTGCTGATCGCCGGGCTCGGTCCGCTGCTGTGGTCCTTCAAGTCGTCGGTGTCGACCAGTCAGGACATCATCGGCTCGCCGTTGCGGCTGTGGCCGCACGGTGTCCAGTGGGGCAATCTGCCACGGGCCTGGAACGACGTCGAGATCGGCTCCTACCTCGGCAACACCGCCGTGCTGGCGATCGGCAGCGTGATCGCGACGCTCTTCGTCTGCACCACCGGGGCCTACGTGCTCAGCGTGCTCCGCCCACGGTGGGGCAAGGTGCTGTCGGCCGCGGTGTTGGCGACCCTGTTCATGCCCGGCGTGGTGTCGCTGGTCCCGCTGTACATGACCGTGCTCGACCTGCCGGTGCTGCACATCAGCCTGCAGAACACGTTCTGGGCGGTCTGGCTTCCACAGTCGGCTAATGCGTTCAATGTGGTGGTGATCAAGAGATTCTTCGACTCGATCCCCCGTGAGCTGATCGAAGCTGCCAAGATCGACGGCGCGAGCACGCTACGGATCTTCAGCTCCCTGATCCTGCCGCTGTCCCGACCGATCCTCGGCGTCGTCGCGCTGCTGACCGTTGTCGCGTCCTGGAAGGACTACCTGTGGCCGATGCTGGTGCTCACCGACCCGCAACTGCAGCCGATCTCGGTCGCTTTGCCGGCGATCGCCAAGAACGCTCCGCTCAATCTGCAGATGAGCGCACTGTTCCTGACCCTGCTGATCCCGGTGGTGCTGTTCGTGATCTTCCAGAAGCAGTTCCTGCGCGGTGTCGGGATGGCGGGCGGCATCAAGGAATGA
- a CDS encoding carbohydrate ABC transporter permease: MTTETPAAVRPTGSAASGDGSGLPTRRRRGFSIARWYHRGGLGAVVFAVPIVLIFLYFTWGPIVRGLVLSFQKTNLVALPQWVGLSNFSYVLADPELPRAALNTAWFALLALVFGFPVPILLAIFINELRGYKWLYNVLAYLPAVVPPVAAILLWKFFYDPSGNGIFNSILGWFGLGPYPWLNSETMAMPSIVLEATWAGAGSTAIIYLAALATVRSELYESAEMDGAGIWSRIWHITLPQLRGIILIMMLLQLIGTFQLFTEPYLFTGGGPNNATQTVMLKIYNYAFVNGDYGAATALSVVLALFLCLLSIVYQFATRKWGTS; the protein is encoded by the coding sequence ATGACGACCGAAACACCGGCGGCAGTCCGACCGACCGGCTCCGCCGCATCCGGCGACGGCTCCGGACTGCCCACCCGACGGCGGCGTGGATTCAGCATCGCACGGTGGTATCACCGCGGCGGGCTGGGTGCGGTCGTCTTCGCCGTACCGATCGTGTTGATCTTCCTCTACTTCACCTGGGGACCGATCGTCCGCGGTCTGGTGCTCAGCTTCCAGAAGACCAATCTGGTCGCTCTGCCGCAGTGGGTGGGGTTGTCCAACTTCAGCTATGTGCTGGCCGATCCGGAGCTGCCCCGGGCAGCCCTGAACACGGCGTGGTTCGCCTTGCTGGCCTTGGTCTTCGGCTTCCCGGTGCCGATCCTGTTGGCGATCTTCATCAACGAGTTGCGCGGCTACAAGTGGTTGTACAACGTGCTGGCCTACCTGCCGGCCGTGGTGCCGCCGGTGGCCGCGATCCTGTTGTGGAAGTTCTTCTACGATCCGTCCGGCAACGGCATCTTCAACTCGATCCTCGGCTGGTTCGGGCTGGGCCCCTATCCGTGGTTGAACTCCGAGACGATGGCGATGCCGTCGATCGTGCTGGAGGCGACCTGGGCCGGTGCCGGCTCGACCGCGATCATCTATCTGGCAGCGTTGGCCACCGTCCGGTCCGAGCTGTACGAGTCGGCCGAGATGGACGGCGCCGGGATCTGGTCCCGGATCTGGCACATCACCCTGCCACAACTGCGCGGCATCATCCTGATCATGATGTTGCTGCAGCTGATCGGCACCTTCCAGCTGTTCACCGAGCCGTACCTGTTCACCGGTGGCGGACCGAACAACGCGACCCAGACGGTGATGCTGAAGATCTACAACTACGCCTTCGTCAATGGTGACTACGGCGCAGCCACCGCGCTCAGTGTGGTGCTGGCGCTGTTCCTCTGTCTGCTCTCGATCGTCTACCAGTTCGCCACCCGGAAGTGGGGTACGTCATGA